A region of Rhipicephalus microplus isolate Deutch F79 unplaced genomic scaffold, USDA_Rmic scaffold_27, whole genome shotgun sequence DNA encodes the following proteins:
- the LOC119169858 gene encoding uncharacterized protein LOC119169858, with the protein MPPLRRRRCSVLCDQLLYLDLSWTEIEDLFVGYRAPGRRVWKSAGGHIDINKIDEQAFRRQFRFYKEDLQVLTEALKIPIIRSSQGVTVFGQEALLMGLRRLAYPNRWWDLEPLFGRHSSALSNIVSQLYGHIDSTFGHLLADVNNHSWLSLNDLEEYSEAVYNRGAPLRYCWGFVDGTARPICRPTVNQRIYFSGHKRQHSVKYQSVMCANGIVCQLDGPYAGHKHDAGILRLSGLYQKLEMLSQSYSYGIYGDPAYPLRPLLMRPYAGATLTRPQALFNRHMSTVRQAVEWGFGKTVAEFAFLDFKKNQKLLLQNVGQMYRVGTILANCHTCLHGSQTGMFFGLRAPDLQEYLRCD; encoded by the exons ATGCCACCGTTGCGTCGTCGACGTTGCAGCGTGCTCTGCGACCAGCTGCTCTACCTCGATCTTTCTTGGACAGAGATAGAAGATTTGTTCGTCGGCTACCGCGCGCCTGGACGAAGGGTTTGGAAATCAGCCGGTGGCCATATAGACATAAACAAAATCGACGAGCAGGCCTTCCGGAGGCAATTCCGCTTCTACAAGGAAGACCTGCAAGTTCTGACCGAGGCCCTGAAGATTCCAATAATTCGGAGCAGCCAAGGCGTCACCGTGTTCGGACAAGAAGCGCTTTTGATGGGGTTGCGCAGGCTCGCGTACCCCAatagatggtgggacttggagccCCTTTTTGGCCGTCACTCGTCGGCGCTATCTAATATAGTCAGCCAATTATACGGCCACATCGATAGCACCTTCGGGCACCTGCTTGCGGATGTCAACAACCACAGCTGGCTGAGCTTGAATGATCTGGAGGAGTACTCCGAA GCTGTGTACAACAGAGGTGCACCCCTGCGCTACTGCTGGGGCTTCGTGGACGGCACGGCGAGGCCCATTTGCCGCCCTACAGTCAACCAGCGGATATACTTTTCAGGCCACAAAAGGCAGCATTCTGTAAAGTATCAGTCGGTCATGTGTGCAAACGGAATTGTGTGCCAGCTTGATGGGCCATATGCAGGGCACAAGCATGATGCCG GCATCTTACGCCTAAGCGGACTGTACCAGAAGCTGGAAATGTTATCCCAGAGCTACTCATATGGGATATATGGTGACCCTGCATACCCACTGCGCCCTCTTCTCATGAGGCCTTATGCTGGAGCCACCCTCACACGACCGCAAGCCCTTTTCAATAGGCATATGAGCACTGTTCGCCAGGCGGTCGAGTGGGGATTTGGAaagactgtggcagagttcgctTTTTTAGATTTCAAAAAGAACCAAAAACTCCTGCTACAAAACGTTGGCCAAATGTATCGTGTTGGCACTATACTCGCGAATTGCCACACGTGTCTGCACGGAAGTCAGACAGGAATGTTTTTTGGCCTTCGAGCTCCTGACCTGCAGGAATACTTGAGGTGCGACTAA